GGGTATGATGGTATAATAAAAAAGAATATCGTGATGTATTAAAAATCAAATGTAATATTATCCGTTTCTCGGCGCATCGAGAACGCCTTTCACCTCACGAAACCCGTACCGGCGGGAAGGGGGCGAATGGTGTGTCCGGCGATAAACGGCAATGTGACAATACCTGCTGTCGTGACATTCATTGTAACAAGATGAAAATAATTAATCCGTGCGTATTAATTATCATTATTTAACGTAAAGAGGAGGTAACCATGAAACGCAGACCATTTAAAAACGGAATATTGTTCCCGGGAATCATTCTGCTTTTCATACTCGGCATGACGGCGGCCTTCGGCCAATCCGTACCGAACGTGAAACCGGACGTTATCGATATCGGACAATCCGATGTCGGTGTCCGCTGTTTTACGGAGGATATTCTCGTCGAATTGACCCACGATGATGATGTGGATGTTAAAAACGGTGAAGATCTGGCAGAGCTTTCCGGGGCTTTGAGAACATTTTTTCTCGCCTATGATTACAGGACATTATACCGCTACCTTGACAGGATAATTCGAAAAGACGACAACCCGGGACTCGGAAATGATATAGCAAAATCGATCGAATTGCTCGATCGATACAGGAAAGAATTATTCTGCCGGTTGACCGTCACCGCCGAGCAGTTTTATACAATCGGAAACGGGGACGGCTATACATCATTCGCCGCCATCTCTGTCGATTCATCACAGACCGATATCGGCGGTGTTTTACTCGATACGGGTTTGATGGTCTTGGCCGCGGGGATGACATGCGGCGGTCCGTATGAAGTGGTGACGGAATCCCGTCGTGTGTATAAACTCGATGCGTTGTCGGTCAACTGGATAATGGTGACTCAGAACATGATGGGCATGATCACCGGCGGACCGGGAGGGCTTCCCGTCGAGCCCGGCACGTCAGTGGAGGAACATGATTATTCGATGTATTCGTCATACGGTAAAGAAACGTATTATCAGCGGGAAGCCTTTCCGGGTGTCGTTACGGAACGTATCGCGGTGGAAAAACCGGAGATCGGGCAATCTGTCGATGTCTATATCCTCGACACTGTTCCCTCCTCACGTCAACTCAACAAGGCGTACGGACGGTACGAATCAACGAATCCCGTTTTCACGAATATGATGGATGCGATGGGAACAAAGCACTCGATCCGGTACTACAATAACGGTGATCCGGATTTTGGTTCCTACCGGAATGAGAAGTACGGAAACAAAAACCTCTCGGATCATGGCATTTTTATCGCGGGTCTCGTCGGCCTTCTTTCTTCCGGGGCAAACCTCCACATCATTGAGGTCATGAACGGGTATGGAACAGGAACCCTCGATTCCCTTATCTGGGGCCTTTCGGAAGTCGCCGGAAACAGGAAAGGGGACAAACCCTTTATCGTCAATACGAGTCTGACGACAAAGGTGCGGTTTCCCGGTGGAAAGAGTGAGAAGTATGAACCTGGTGACGACAGGGTCGTGGATATGATCCGTGCGTGTCCCGATCCGGAGTTGTATCTCGTTCTGCTTTCCCGCTTTGTCGCGTTGATCGGACGCGTAAACGGAGTCATTATATCGGCCGCAGGAAACGACAGTGAGGGATGGTGTCATTATGAGGCCGGATATCCGGCAAGGTTTCCCGGCGTCATGAGTGTCGGTTCCGCGACCGGAAGCGGCATTATTTCCGATTTCTCGAACGATCCCGGTCCGGACGGCTTCCTGGCGTTTGGCGGTGAAGTCGACGTTTCAACGGGAAAAACAAAAGACGGCCCCCTCGGCATCTATATAACTAATCCGTATACCGGGTCTTCCGTTTCAAATGATTCCGGATGGGCGCTGTGGGCGGGAAGTTCGTTTGCCACCGGTATTGTTTCCGGGGTAATGGCATCGCTACTCTCCGGCGGTATGACGATATCGGACGCCAGGAATACGGTCAGGATTTCCTGCGACACATCGACAGGATATTATGTCGTTCCGGTAAAGCAGGGAATATAAACCGGTGAGGCGGATACACCGCCGTTATTCACGGCGGTGTATCCGATGATTTTGAAAATGTATCACAATTATTTGCGATCAAGACAGATGAAACAGGTGAATGCCTGCTTGACAAAACCATGAAAGTGTGGTGTTCGTATAATCAAGAATAAATTTCCGGTAGATTGACAACACATGAATCTTCAAAATGAAATAAGCATTACAGAACTAAAGAAAAAATGTGGGGAACAGACGCGAAAATTCCACAAGGGAGAGGAACATACGACCCGTTTTTGTTTTGAATTATTCCGCCGTTTTTTTGAGGAAAATTGTGATGAAGCGATTGCGGCCGTCTACGCGATTTACAGACCCCTGATAAGTCATTGGGTAAAGAAACACAAGTATTTCGATGAGAATTTCATGGATAAGGATGAAGTTGTTTTTGACAGTATGAGTAATTTCATTTTCTCGCTGCGCCGGTATCCCTTTACCAATTTTACGTCAATCGGCGCGCTTCTCTCATACTGGCGCAAGTGTATCCACACGGTCATTATGTCGTATTGGAGGAAAAACAAACGTTCGGCGATGAACATCGAGGATGTGTCCTCGTTGAGTGGGGAAACCGATTATGAACGGCAGGTCATCGCAAAGGATATCTGGGCGCGGGTAAGGACGGTTTTATGCAATCCGGACGATATACTCCTTTCCCGGCTTATTTTCGTCTATAATATGAAACCGCGACACATCGCCAGGGAGTATCCCGAAAAATGGAAAGTCCCCGACGATGTGCGGGTGAATCAACAGCGAATAAAGCGGCAACTACAAAAAGATGAACAACTCCTGCAGTTGCTTGAAGCGATTAACAATTGAGGAGGAGGGTGTGACAAACAGTATGATGGTATCATTTATTATTAATGGAAAAGCAAAGGGAAACGTATAATGGCAGATTCGGACGGTATTAATGACGTTCAAAAGAAATTGACTGCGAGTCTTTACCGTTTTGATTGTCCCGGTTCGTTTGAGCTCGGCGATTACCGGCTGGGGTTTGTATCGGATGAACGAAAAAAAGAGATTGATGCCCACCTGCGTTCGTGCCCCCATTGCCGTGAAGAGCTTCAATATCTGGAAGAGTTTTGTGAAATTGATTTTCAGCTGGATTTTCAGAAAGAAAAGGGAAATATACAAAAACACGGAGAAGCGGGCAACATTATTCCGTTTGAAAGGAACGCGGTAACGTATATGGATGAAGACGGGGTCTCGGCTGTACGGGGAACTACGGAATACCCTTCCCGGTATAGAAAGGTTTCTATTGCCTGTACCGATACCGTCAAAGTGGAACTCTTGTACCGGATCCGAAAAGAAAATTCCTTTTATATAATCAACGGACAATTTATCGTACCCGAATCCTTGATGCCGGTCGTCGCGGATGGTTTGATCGAGGTATGGCAAAACAAGAAAATAAAGACGGTCGTCCGGATAGACAATCTCTGTGCATTCAGATGCGTTCTCAGGGAGTTGGCGCCCGGTCTGATCCGTGTTTCTCATCAGGGGGGGACGCTTTTATCGTTTAAGCTTGATTTCAATCGATAGACCGCTTTCCGAACGCCTTTCTTTTTACCGGGTAAGGGGGCCGGTATGACCGATGAGGTGGAATGCGCCCCAGAATGCGGGATGAAGGCCGGGCCGGGATGCAATCAACTCCCGCTGGGCGCGGCTTAATGCCGAAGTCTTGGAATGGCCGTCCGCAAGCGAACGGTAAAATGACCTCATCAGCGGAATCGTCATCTCATCGCTAATGCGCCACATGCTTACCACAATCGATTGGGCGCCCGCAAACAATACACCCCGTATCAGGCCGATCATTTCTTCGCTTTTTTTTACTACCGCTTTCCCTGTCTCACAGGCGCTGAGTGTCACAAGTTCATAATCCAGATCTTTCTGGAGCATATCTTCCGTATAGAGATGCCCGTCTTCCAGCCGTATATATGAAAGTCCGGGTTCATCGATGCGATGACGACCGTGTGCCGCTATGTGCAGGATTTGTACCGATGCAGATTCGAGGCGGTCTTTCGTTGCATCTTTTTCGGAATACACCTTCCCGGGGATTATCTTCGTAATTTCTTCGGCTTCGATAAGCGTGCCGGGGAGGGTTCCGGCATCCGTGTGCGCCAGTATGACGGCGCCCGGTTTTTTGGAGAAAACGGGCCGTGTGAGCATTCCCGCGGAAGGGAGAAGCGATATTTCATGTGTTTCGATCAGGAAACGTTCGCCGTCATGCAGGGTATTATAAGGAACATAATGAAGCAATCCGAATGGAACGATCAGGAGCCGGCTGCCGGTTTCACCTGAACCGACAATGGGTGCGATCAGTGCTTCAAAAAGCTCTTTCCCGAGTTTAACGGCCGGATGAGTGAGTCCGGGTATCGAGGGTGAGCGGGGACCTTCCTGAAGGGCAAAATTGATATTGTCATAATAGCTTTCGAGTAATGCGGCAACCCCGGAGAGTGATCGGTCCAGACGATGTACCCGGCGGGCGCGGCGCCGAATCGTAAACGCCCACAGGGTCTCCCCGTCGGTGTAATATTCGATCAGTGTGGCGTTATCGGGCAGGGCGTTTCCGATGATTTCCGGATCCGGCCGGGAACCGGGGATATACCTGTTTTTTCCCGCGTTAAGGAGGTAAAGCTTTTCTATGATCGAATGCATGTCCCGTTCACATGAGCGTATTCTCGTTTCAAGAAGCCCGATATCCGGTGACGGATCGTCTTTTTCAGAAAAGGGACGCTCGTGATAAAGCCGGTAAAGACAGAGGTAATCATGTCGAAGTGAGGTGAGTCCGGCGACAAGTTCCCTGGATTGCCGGTCCGAATCGGACCAGTACAACCGTTCCCGGTTCGAAAGGTACCCCAGAATTGTCATTGTTTTTAGCCGTTCGACCGTTTCAAAAGCCTTTTTTATATCGTTTTTTTGGAGAAGCAGCCGCAGCAGGGCGTGGATGCCTTCGCATTTGTCTTCAAGAAACTCGGGCCGTATCGTTATTGTCAGGTGCTGTTGAAGGTTCTCGATTGTTTCTATCGCGTTTTCGTAATAACGTTCGCTTTTGGCGATATGACCGAGTCCCTCTTCCGCGCGGGCCATGAGAAGATTGGTATTATAATAGATACTGAAGATATCGGAAGGATGGAGCGATTCGAGAAGTTCTTTCCCCACAGAAAGGCTTTCCCCGTAACGCTTCATCCCCAGAAGGCTTTCCGCTTCAAGGAGTAGGGACCTGGCAAGGTTGATCCGTTGCGAGTGCTTCCTGAAAAAGGAAGACGATTCTTTTGCGATGCCGTGGGCACCGCGGTAATCTCCCTGCATGATCATTACCTTGCCCCTGAGCAGATCGGTGTACAATGCCCATGTCTCGCTCTGCAGCCCCAGAAAGCAATCCTTTGCCTCGGTGAAGCTTGTCATTGCTTCATTGAGTAATCCTATCTTCGTTTCAGCCGTTCCCCTGGTGAGAAGCGCGTGTGCCAGATCGATATTGTTCCGTTTTCCGGGATCTTCGAGATCGTTAATAATCTCTTTCGCCAGCCGGGCGGCTTCCTTGTCCCTGTTGAGGTTCACATAACATTCGGCCATTATTCGTTTCGTCCTCAAACCGTAAAGCGTGTTTTTATTGTCCATACCGGAAAGACATTCGCCGGCAAGCCGCAACGCCTCCTTGTAATTACCGCGAAAGTTTTCCAGATAGGCGATATTGCCGAGGATGATGTTGACGCTTTCCTTTTTCCCAAGTTCCTCGGCCACCGCTTTCGCCTTGAAGAGGTTTTCCAGGGTGAGGTGAAACTCACCCCGCTGCCAGTGGGTAATACCGATATTGTTGTGGAGAAGCAGGATATGCTGCTTCCCTTTTTCCCCAAGCTTTTTTGCGGCTGGAAGGGCTTGTTGAAAAAGGGTTATGACTCTGTCGAATTTACCGATTTCATTCAACAGCCGCATCATATTAATCGAAAGACGGACGTAAAAATCCGTTTGATCGTAGCGCTTGAAGATGTCGAGGGCGGTTTCGGCTTCGTCGAGGGTTTCATCCACGCAATGCCGTTCGATGCATATTCCCGTCCTGCCGATTGTGGTACGGGCCCAGCCCAGGACATTGCCGTTTTTGAGAAAAAGCCGCGCGCTCCGTGTCTGAAGGTCCCAGGCTTCTTCAAGCCGGTCTCCGCTTATCGCGATCGAATCGCCCATTGCCATGAGACCGAGCGCTTCCTGGTCCTTGTCATGCCGTTTTTCACCGATCCTGATGATCGCCTTTGCGTAGTCGATCGACGCAGCGATGTCCTTCCATCTGAATGAATCGACGCGTTCCTTAAGGTAAGCGACAATACCGGCGGCCGTATCGGCGTCCTCGATTTCTTTTGAAAAAAAACCGGGTTCATTCACGATTTTTTCCGCCAGGTTGACAACATGATCGTTATCGACGCTGTCGTTACGTTCAATGATATGATCAGCCGGATACATCCGTAAAAGCTCCTCATAATATCCGAGTGCACGGTCTTTGTCCGTCTCCCAGCACCGGAAGATCGTTTCTTTCAGGCGTACCGCCGCCTCCTCAACCGGTTCTCCGCCGTGAGGCGGCCGGGGATCGGAATTATTTCTGTTCCTGTTATCCGATATCATGGTGCAGTCCTTTTTCCGGCATTTGTTGCGCCTGCCTGGTACATCGATATATGCAGCGTCATACGGTAAGAATATACGGTACAGACCCGTCTATGTTCTCCACATGCGCCTGTATTGTCCGCTGTCATGAAGAGTACAGGTAATTACATTACCTGTCCGTCATCTTACGGTACCGATTCAAAATCGTCAAGGCAGTGTTTCGCCCGTAAGATGAGAAAAGCGACGGGATACGGGATTTTTTTTAAAAGCTTTGTGATAAAACGGTGCCGGCCGTTCTTTATTCTTTATGATTGTTACAAGGAACTTGTCCATGACAGGGAACTTGTTATCGAATCACTGTGGTATACCGCATGAATTTAATTCAAGAAAGGAATAATGTATGGTAAAAAAACTATGTCAGTTTACATTGACGGCGGTTTTCGTCATCATGACGGTCCTTACGATGTCTGCCCAGGAGAAACTCGATACGATCAAGGACAGTATCGTTATCAATCCGGAGGTAGTCAGGGAAGTAAGGCTCGAAAAAGAGCGGACGGAGTTCGTTCAATTGATCGATGAAAATCCTAATTATTTCGGGACCATAGAAAAATCGAAGTTTTTTCCCGTGGTTTATATGAAGTACAATACCAAGTATGAACAATTGGCGACATTCGGTCTTTACCCGGAACAGGATATGCTTGAAGCTTTTATCGATGTGAAGCTTCCCTATGGATATATGGGCGACCTTTGCAGTCCTGGATCCTACGAGTATGTGAGGTTTTTTGTCGACTGGAACGCGGACGGTGATTACAATGATGCGGATGAGGATGTGGGATTTTCGCAGGTGAATGTCCATGATATCCCCAATACACAGACACTCTGTCTTTCAGTGACGAAACCGCTTACCTATTCGGCGTACCTCACAATCGATCCGAATAAATGGTATTGCGAAACGCCGCGGCTTGTCAGGGTAAAAGCCGTGCTTTCATGGCAGGATATCCCGACACCCGGAAATCCGGATTATATTCCGGTATGGGGAAATGCGCTTGAAAAATGGGTACAGATCGCACCAAAACCTCTCCTTGTCGCCAAAGAAGAAATCTTTATGGCCGACGAAATCGTGAAAAACCCGTATATACTGCAATACGAATCTTCCGATT
The sequence above is drawn from the Spirochaetales bacterium genome and encodes:
- a CDS encoding zf-HC2 domain-containing protein yields the protein MADSDGINDVQKKLTASLYRFDCPGSFELGDYRLGFVSDERKKEIDAHLRSCPHCREELQYLEEFCEIDFQLDFQKEKGNIQKHGEAGNIIPFERNAVTYMDEDGVSAVRGTTEYPSRYRKVSIACTDTVKVELLYRIRKENSFYIINGQFIVPESLMPVVADGLIEVWQNKKIKTVVRIDNLCAFRCVLRELAPGLIRVSHQGGTLLSFKLDFNR
- a CDS encoding S8/S53 family peptidase, with product MKRRPFKNGILFPGIILLFILGMTAAFGQSVPNVKPDVIDIGQSDVGVRCFTEDILVELTHDDDVDVKNGEDLAELSGALRTFFLAYDYRTLYRYLDRIIRKDDNPGLGNDIAKSIELLDRYRKELFCRLTVTAEQFYTIGNGDGYTSFAAISVDSSQTDIGGVLLDTGLMVLAAGMTCGGPYEVVTESRRVYKLDALSVNWIMVTQNMMGMITGGPGGLPVEPGTSVEEHDYSMYSSYGKETYYQREAFPGVVTERIAVEKPEIGQSVDVYILDTVPSSRQLNKAYGRYESTNPVFTNMMDAMGTKHSIRYYNNGDPDFGSYRNEKYGNKNLSDHGIFIAGLVGLLSSGANLHIIEVMNGYGTGTLDSLIWGLSEVAGNRKGDKPFIVNTSLTTKVRFPGGKSEKYEPGDDRVVDMIRACPDPELYLVLLSRFVALIGRVNGVIISAAGNDSEGWCHYEAGYPARFPGVMSVGSATGSGIISDFSNDPGPDGFLAFGGEVDVSTGKTKDGPLGIYITNPYTGSSVSNDSGWALWAGSSFATGIVSGVMASLLSGGMTISDARNTVRISCDTSTGYYVVPVKQGI
- a CDS encoding CHAT domain-containing protein; the protein is MISDNRNRNNSDPRPPHGGEPVEEAAVRLKETIFRCWETDKDRALGYYEELLRMYPADHIIERNDSVDNDHVVNLAEKIVNEPGFFSKEIEDADTAAGIVAYLKERVDSFRWKDIAASIDYAKAIIRIGEKRHDKDQEALGLMAMGDSIAISGDRLEEAWDLQTRSARLFLKNGNVLGWARTTIGRTGICIERHCVDETLDEAETALDIFKRYDQTDFYVRLSINMMRLLNEIGKFDRVITLFQQALPAAKKLGEKGKQHILLLHNNIGITHWQRGEFHLTLENLFKAKAVAEELGKKESVNIILGNIAYLENFRGNYKEALRLAGECLSGMDNKNTLYGLRTKRIMAECYVNLNRDKEAARLAKEIINDLEDPGKRNNIDLAHALLTRGTAETKIGLLNEAMTSFTEAKDCFLGLQSETWALYTDLLRGKVMIMQGDYRGAHGIAKESSSFFRKHSQRINLARSLLLEAESLLGMKRYGESLSVGKELLESLHPSDIFSIYYNTNLLMARAEEGLGHIAKSERYYENAIETIENLQQHLTITIRPEFLEDKCEGIHALLRLLLQKNDIKKAFETVERLKTMTILGYLSNRERLYWSDSDRQSRELVAGLTSLRHDYLCLYRLYHERPFSEKDDPSPDIGLLETRIRSCERDMHSIIEKLYLLNAGKNRYIPGSRPDPEIIGNALPDNATLIEYYTDGETLWAFTIRRRARRVHRLDRSLSGVAALLESYYDNINFALQEGPRSPSIPGLTHPAVKLGKELFEALIAPIVGSGETGSRLLIVPFGLLHYVPYNTLHDGERFLIETHEISLLPSAGMLTRPVFSKKPGAVILAHTDAGTLPGTLIEAEEITKIIPGKVYSEKDATKDRLESASVQILHIAAHGRHRIDEPGLSYIRLEDGHLYTEDMLQKDLDYELVTLSACETGKAVVKKSEEMIGLIRGVLFAGAQSIVVSMWRISDEMTIPLMRSFYRSLADGHSKTSALSRAQRELIASRPGLHPAFWGAFHLIGHTGPLTR